The Lacrimispora xylanolytica genome has a segment encoding these proteins:
- a CDS encoding L-lactate permease, which produces MNGIIFLLALSPILWLMTALSLLKLPAFKACPIALAIAVVLSLTYWKMPAWDCFTAGAEGVALALWPISLVILAAIFTYNLCIDTGSMDVIKEILAGVSRDKRILLLIIGWCFGGFMEGMAGFGTAIAIPASMLCGMGFPPIAVTVACLVANASPTAFGSVGIPTVTVAQIAGLPAGEVAFATALQLFPFMILAPFLMVCIIGNSVKALKGVWPVALVAGVSFAVPNLLAARFLGAELPVIIGSICSLAVTIGVSKKWYQNPDPEYLIEGGAPDREKKITFKEAGKAWMPFILIFVFLLLTSKMVPSINRILSGVKTSVPIYSGEGGKPYTFVWLATPGVLIGAAAVIGGKIQGADFNSMKKVFISTIKQMWKTILTIVTIMAMSKIMGYSGMIAAIAGTMLALMGSLYPLTAPLVGALGAYVTGSGTSSSVLFGSLQAQTASNLGISQVWLVSASTVGATIGKMIAPQSIAIGAAAANLLGSESKVLNKAVKYSAVFIVIAGCIAFFGNWIY; this is translated from the coding sequence ATGAATGGTATTATCTTTCTTCTTGCGTTATCACCTATTTTATGGCTTATGACAGCACTTAGTCTGTTAAAGCTTCCGGCATTTAAGGCATGTCCCATTGCCCTTGCCATTGCAGTTGTTTTGTCCCTGACCTACTGGAAGATGCCGGCCTGGGACTGCTTTACCGCAGGGGCCGAGGGGGTGGCCCTTGCCCTTTGGCCCATTAGTCTTGTAATCCTTGCAGCCATATTTACATATAACCTTTGCATTGATACAGGAAGCATGGATGTCATCAAAGAGATTCTTGCGGGAGTATCCAGAGATAAACGGATTCTGCTCCTGATTATCGGCTGGTGCTTTGGCGGCTTTATGGAAGGCATGGCTGGCTTTGGGACAGCAATTGCCATACCGGCAAGTATGTTATGCGGCATGGGCTTTCCACCCATTGCAGTTACTGTAGCCTGTCTGGTAGCCAATGCATCCCCCACGGCCTTTGGGTCCGTAGGTATACCCACGGTCACCGTAGCCCAGATCGCTGGACTTCCAGCTGGGGAAGTGGCCTTTGCCACTGCGCTTCAGTTATTTCCTTTTATGATCCTCGCTCCATTTCTAATGGTATGTATCATTGGAAACTCGGTAAAGGCATTAAAAGGAGTCTGGCCGGTAGCTCTTGTTGCAGGCGTATCCTTTGCAGTACCAAATCTCCTTGCAGCCCGTTTTCTCGGAGCAGAGCTTCCGGTCATCATCGGCTCCATCTGTTCTCTGGCTGTCACCATTGGTGTTTCAAAGAAATGGTATCAGAATCCTGACCCTGAGTACTTGATTGAAGGAGGTGCGCCGGACCGGGAAAAGAAAATAACCTTTAAGGAAGCGGGAAAGGCCTGGATGCCTTTTATCTTAATCTTTGTATTTCTCCTTCTGACCTCTAAGATGGTGCCGTCCATCAACCGGATACTCTCCGGTGTAAAGACCTCTGTTCCTATTTATTCCGGAGAAGGAGGAAAGCCATATACCTTTGTCTGGCTTGCCACTCCAGGTGTCTTAATCGGGGCGGCGGCAGTGATCGGAGGTAAGATACAGGGGGCAGATTTTAACAGCATGAAGAAGGTATTTATCAGCACCATAAAGCAAATGTGGAAAACCATCCTGACCATTGTAACCATAATGGCCATGTCCAAAATCATGGGATACAGCGGTATGATTGCCGCCATTGCAGGTACCATGCTGGCACTCATGGGAAGCCTATATCCTCTGACGGCTCCCCTGGTAGGAGCGCTTGGGGCTTATGTGACAGGAAGTGGAACGTCCTCCAGTGTCCTGTTTGGAAGCCTCCAGGCCCAGACAGCTTCTAACCTTGGAATCAGTCAGGTGTGGCTGGTATCGGCAAGCACCGTAGGCGCAACCATTGGAAAAATGATTGCTCCTCAAAGCATAGCCATCGGCGCTGCGGCAGCCAATCTGTTAGGCAGTGAAAGCAAAGTGTTAAATAAAGCAGTAAAATACAGTGCTGTCTTTATCGTAATTGCCGGGTGTATCGCATTTTTTGGAAACTGGATTTACTAG
- a CDS encoding electron transfer flavoprotein subunit alpha/FixB family protein: MSVSVGKNIMVYVETVSKSPVSGALEALSKAHKLAADRGEKVIAVLIGLDLEEAARTSILAGADQAIMVNREAYNMEVYGEVLTKLAEKYRPSLILSAGTLAGKDIMPMVACRLHTGCAVDVMDITETDGQLVFTCPVYGGTVLNQLIIKGTPAIAVVRSGAFAKELTSERTGEIFKEKVETEETSRLKIVDVVKEMAEAVNLEEAEVIVSGGRGMGSLENFKLVEQLAEACHGVVGATRPAIEAEWVPRSHQVGQSGKIVAPKLYIACGISGATQHVSGMIGSGYIVAINKDEDAPVFDIADVGIVGDAVKIIPLLIEEIKRISLR, encoded by the coding sequence ATGAGTGTTTCAGTTGGAAAGAATATCATGGTTTATGTGGAAACCGTTTCTAAATCTCCAGTCAGTGGCGCCCTGGAGGCGCTTTCAAAGGCCCATAAGCTGGCAGCAGACCGGGGGGAAAAGGTCATTGCTGTACTTATTGGCTTGGATTTAGAGGAAGCAGCCCGCACCTCCATTCTGGCTGGTGCAGATCAGGCGATTATGGTCAACAGGGAAGCCTATAACATGGAGGTGTACGGAGAAGTTCTCACAAAGCTGGCAGAAAAATACCGTCCGTCTTTGATTCTGTCGGCAGGAACCCTTGCAGGAAAGGACATAATGCCAATGGTTGCCTGCCGGCTTCATACCGGATGTGCCGTAGATGTCATGGATATCACAGAAACGGATGGTCAGCTGGTCTTTACCTGTCCGGTTTATGGGGGAACCGTTCTAAATCAGCTGATTATAAAAGGAACACCAGCAATTGCAGTCGTCAGATCCGGGGCATTTGCAAAGGAGCTAACTTCTGAAAGAACCGGTGAGATTTTTAAGGAGAAGGTAGAGACAGAAGAAACCAGTCGGTTAAAAATTGTAGATGTGGTGAAAGAGATGGCAGAGGCCGTGAATCTGGAAGAGGCAGAGGTCATTGTATCCGGCGGAAGAGGAATGGGAAGTCTTGAGAATTTTAAACTGGTGGAGCAGCTGGCAGAGGCCTGTCATGGCGTTGTGGGGGCAACGAGACCGGCCATTGAAGCAGAGTGGGTACCCCGTTCCCATCAGGTGGGGCAGTCTGGGAAAATCGTAGCGCCAAAGCTATACATTGCCTGCGGAATCTCAGGAGCCACCCAGCATGTATCGGGCATGATTGGTTCCGGGTATATCGTAGCCATCAATAAAGATGAGGATGCGCCTGTTTTTGATATTGCAGACGTAGGAATTGTGGGGGATGCGGTTAAAATAATTCCCCTTCTCATAGAGGAGATTAAAAGGATTTCGTTACGGTAA
- a CDS encoding electron transfer flavoprotein subunit beta/FixA family protein yields the protein MKILVCIKQVPDSNKVEVDPVTGVLKRDGAASKMNPYDLYAIETALRIKEKTGGEVDVISMGPPQAKQVIREAFSMGADHGTLLSDRRFGGADVLATSYTLSQGIKAMGEYDLILCGKQTTDGDTAQVGPEISEWLNIPSVSNVVSIRSLEEDGITVDMDLPGEVEVAKVKFPCLLALDKDIFQPRLPSYVKKSETKDREIRVLSLDDMTDQDEMNYGLNGSPTQVQKIFPPETNDKKEVWEESGDVLARKLFDKIVELKFV from the coding sequence ATGAAGATTCTAGTTTGTATCAAACAGGTACCTGACAGCAATAAGGTAGAGGTGGACCCTGTTACCGGAGTATTAAAAAGGGACGGAGCAGCCTCTAAGATGAATCCTTATGATCTCTATGCCATTGAAACAGCGCTTCGGATCAAAGAGAAAACAGGAGGAGAGGTCGACGTCATCTCCATGGGGCCGCCTCAGGCCAAGCAGGTAATCCGGGAGGCATTTTCCATGGGAGCAGACCATGGGACCCTTTTATCGGACCGGAGATTTGGCGGAGCCGATGTTCTTGCCACCAGCTATACCCTGTCTCAGGGCATAAAGGCCATGGGAGAGTATGATTTAATCCTCTGCGGCAAGCAGACCACAGACGGAGACACCGCACAGGTAGGGCCGGAGATATCTGAATGGCTGAATATACCAAGTGTATCCAATGTGGTAAGCATCAGATCTCTGGAAGAGGATGGAATCACGGTGGATATGGACCTTCCAGGTGAAGTAGAGGTAGCAAAGGTAAAATTCCCCTGTCTGTTAGCCCTGGATAAGGATATCTTTCAGCCAAGACTTCCCTCCTATGTAAAAAAGTCAGAGACAAAGGACCGGGAGATCCGGGTCCTTTCCCTGGATGATATGACGGATCAGGATGAAATGAATTACGGCCTTAACGGCTCTCCAACACAGGTACAGAAGATATTTCCTCCGGAAACCAATGACAAAAAGGAAGTCTGGGAAGAATCAGGAGACGTGCTTGCCAGGAAACTGTTTGACAAAATTGTGGAACTGAAGTTCGTTTAG